The proteins below come from a single Oxobacter pfennigii genomic window:
- a CDS encoding acyltransferase family protein: MRAILCVLIVFLHSNLTSIQNFNDTMMWAVVKIIKEVLSVIIANLAVPLFFVISSMLLYSKEFTWKENIVKKVRSIGLPYFLWNTLLILFYLFVQNIHVLRTYFSDCSTLITQFSWEDWIDAYLGIFNKTHPIIGPFWFLKDLFFMNVLAIVIKRIVDKIPFFSFGVIVLFWIGIFEVPYISNLSVVFFTLGYFLVKYKISVKAIDKINAKEIIALYLLLIILVLKLGSKYFILQNISILFGMLTLIYVSKHLIQSDLFNLFILIAQHSFVIFACHKTLVTIFFRIAFKLLPQILIVELFQYLFIPILTIVCCIILEIIIKKLSPKFCRMLVGGR; encoded by the coding sequence ATGAGAGCTATTTTGTGCGTTCTAATAGTGTTCTTACATTCCAACCTTACCTCAATTCAGAATTTCAATGATACTATGATGTGGGCAGTGGTAAAAATAATTAAAGAAGTTTTATCGGTTATAATTGCAAATCTTGCGGTTCCCCTATTCTTTGTTATTTCAAGTATGCTTTTATATTCAAAAGAATTTACATGGAAAGAAAATATTGTAAAAAAAGTTAGAAGTATAGGGCTCCCTTATTTTCTGTGGAATACATTACTAATTTTATTTTATTTATTTGTGCAAAACATTCATGTGCTGAGAACTTACTTTTCTGATTGTTCTACCTTAATAACTCAATTTTCGTGGGAAGATTGGATTGATGCGTATCTTGGAATTTTCAATAAAACTCATCCAATTATAGGTCCATTTTGGTTTTTAAAAGATTTATTTTTTATGAATGTTTTAGCTATAGTTATTAAGCGTATTGTAGATAAAATTCCTTTTTTCTCTTTTGGAGTAATTGTGTTATTCTGGATAGGGATATTCGAAGTACCTTATATCTCTAATCTGTCAGTTGTTTTTTTTACATTGGGTTACTTTCTGGTGAAATATAAGATCAGTGTAAAAGCAATTGACAAAATTAATGCTAAAGAAATTATTGCACTGTATCTTCTTTTGATAATACTAGTATTGAAATTGGGTAGTAAATATTTTATTTTACAGAATATTTCAATTTTGTTTGGAATGCTTACATTAATTTATGTGTCAAAACATCTAATTCAGTCGGATTTATTTAATCTTTTCATTTTAATAGCACAACATTCCTTTGTTATTTTTGCATGTCATAAAACATTAGTGACAATTTTTTTTAGAATTGCTTTTAAACTTTTACCACAAATATTAATTGTAGAACTATTCCAATATTTATTTATACCGATATTAACAATTGTTTGCTGCATTATCTTGGAAATAATTATAAAAAAGTTATCACCAAAATTTTGTAGAATGCTTGTTGGCGGTAGATAA
- a CDS encoding winged helix-turn-helix domain-containing protein, which translates to MKKFEGKSLRKIADITGHDFETVKKYVEKDNFNIEIRPKQIRTGKLSPYRDLVIKWLTDDEKAPHKQRHTAKRVYDRLCEIYKDEFNASERAVRSFVAKLRKELKIETDGSLPLDHPPGEAQVDFGEARFIENGTTYDGHYINISYPHSNGGHTSFKGQSASSKESLFFKGI; encoded by the coding sequence ATGAAGAAATTTGAAGGGAAAAGTTTAAGAAAGATTGCTGATATCACAGGACATGATTTTGAAACAGTAAAGAAGTATGTTGAGAAAGATAATTTTAATATAGAAATCCGGCCTAAACAGATTAGAACAGGAAAGCTCTCACCATATAGAGACTTGGTAATCAAATGGTTGACCGATGATGAGAAGGCACCTCACAAGCAGCGTCATACTGCCAAACGGGTATATGACAGGTTGTGCGAGATTTACAAAGATGAATTTAATGCTTCTGAAAGAGCAGTAAGAAGCTTTGTAGCAAAGCTTAGGAAGGAACTTAAGATTGAGACTGATGGCTCACTTCCACTTGACCATCCTCCGGGAGAAGCTCAAGTAGATTTCGGTGAAGCAAGGTTTATTGAGAATGGAACTACATACGATGGCCACTACATAAATATATCCTATCCCCATAGTAATGGTGGACATACTTCATTTAAAGGGCAGTCAGCATCTTCTAAAGAGAGTTTGTTCTTTAAAGGAATATAA